The following proteins are encoded in a genomic region of alpha proteobacterium U9-1i:
- a CDS encoding transcriptional regulator, HTH_3 family: MDVRELRNHLNLSTGGVERPEAREPATLEDTTFDQASFGSAIRRLRGERGWTLRDLSDRSKISQSALSRVETGQITLSFDRAHALARALDADFSQFLSQMGPGDTPRGPSPVNAHGWRSVTRRGQGEHVTQPNADYEYLCTDFLYRKMVSGIAVITALSLEQHGPFVTHPGEEFVHVLEGTLVVATEFYAPLTLDVGDSLQFDSTTPHALYSLGGKGARVMFSVTDPRWE, translated from the coding sequence ATGGACGTTCGCGAACTGCGCAATCATTTGAACCTCAGCACCGGCGGCGTCGAGCGGCCGGAGGCCCGCGAACCGGCGACGCTTGAAGACACCACGTTCGACCAAGCTAGCTTTGGCTCGGCGATACGCCGCTTGCGCGGCGAACGCGGCTGGACACTGCGCGACTTGAGCGACCGCTCGAAGATTTCCCAATCAGCGCTCTCGCGCGTGGAGACCGGACAGATCACATTGTCGTTCGACCGTGCGCACGCATTGGCGCGCGCGCTGGACGCGGACTTCTCGCAATTCCTGTCGCAGATGGGGCCCGGCGATACGCCACGCGGACCTTCCCCGGTGAACGCGCATGGCTGGCGCAGCGTGACGCGCAGAGGCCAAGGCGAGCATGTCACCCAGCCCAACGCTGACTACGAATACCTCTGCACTGATTTTCTTTATCGCAAAATGGTGAGCGGTATTGCGGTGATCACCGCACTCTCGCTGGAGCAGCACGGTCCGTTCGTGACGCATCCAGGCGAGGAATTCGTCCACGTTCTGGAGGGCACGCTGGTGGTGGCGACGGAATTTTATGCGCCGCTCACGCTCGACGTGGGCGATAGCCTTCAATTCGATTCAACGACGCCACACGCGCTTTACAGTTTGGGCGGCAAGGGCGCGCGGGTGATGTTCAGCGTCACCGATCCACGCTGGGAATAG
- a CDS encoding molybdenum cofactor biosynthesis protein MoaA — MASAPAHSPRTTGPAPAPAGLTDGFGRRISYLRVSVTDRCDLRCTYCMPERAHFLPKAEVLSLEELERLCGVFVRTGVRKLRLTGGEPLVRRDAMTLVRGLSRHLHDGALDELTLTTNGTQLRTYATQLFDAGIRRINVSLDTLDRDTFFRITRRDQLHTVLGGIEAAQAAGLRVKLNTVALKHDNLRELPTIVAWAHERGMDISLIETMPLGEVDQDRVDQYVSLDAVRATLSSFWTLTDVSDSTGGPSRYCRIRETGGRLGFITPLSNTFCDVCNRVRLTCTGRLYLCLGQDDHVDFREPLRAGAKDAELAAILTSALQAKPEAHSFRIAERGAAPAVTRHMSMTGG, encoded by the coding sequence ATGGCAAGCGCGCCTGCACACTCACCACGGACAACAGGCCCCGCCCCCGCCCCTGCGGGCCTGACCGATGGGTTTGGGCGTCGCATCTCTTATCTGCGCGTTTCCGTGACCGATCGCTGCGATTTGCGCTGCACCTATTGCATGCCCGAGCGCGCGCACTTTCTCCCTAAGGCAGAGGTGCTGAGCCTCGAGGAGTTGGAGCGGCTTTGCGGCGTATTTGTTCGCACTGGGGTTCGTAAACTCCGTCTCACCGGCGGCGAGCCGCTGGTCCGCAGGGATGCGATGACCCTGGTGCGCGGCTTGTCTCGACACCTTCACGACGGCGCGTTGGACGAACTGACGCTCACAACGAACGGCACGCAATTGCGCACATATGCAACGCAATTGTTCGACGCCGGCATTCGCCGCATCAATGTTTCGCTCGACACACTGGACCGCGACACGTTTTTCAGGATAACGCGGCGCGACCAATTGCATACCGTGCTCGGCGGCATCGAAGCGGCCCAAGCGGCGGGCTTGCGGGTGAAGCTTAACACCGTGGCGTTGAAGCATGACAATTTGCGCGAACTGCCGACGATCGTCGCGTGGGCGCACGAACGTGGAATGGATATCTCGCTGATCGAGACCATGCCTCTGGGCGAGGTCGACCAAGATCGCGTCGATCAGTATGTGTCGCTGGACGCAGTGCGGGCGACGCTTTCGAGTTTTTGGACGCTTACAGATGTGTCCGACAGCACGGGCGGGCCGTCGCGCTATTGTCGTATTCGTGAAACCGGGGGCCGCTTGGGTTTCATCACGCCGTTGTCAAACACATTTTGCGACGTGTGCAACCGCGTGCGATTGACGTGCACCGGCCGCCTGTACCTCTGCTTGGGCCAAGACGATCATGTCGATTTTCGCGAGCCCCTTCGCGCCGGCGCGAAGGACGCCGAACTGGCCGCGATCTTGACATCCGCGCTGCAAGCCAAACCTGAGGCTCACTCTTTCCGGATTGCCGAACGTGGCGCGGCGCCAGCGGTCACGCGGCATATGTCAATGACGGGAGGCTAG
- a CDS encoding beta-lactamase, with product MTGVRGAGVVRLSGLNALKRLVAPFAAVALLTASVGQAVGQVTPQEIQQSAAPPATPQLVANDVNAWLDGFMPYALSNADIVGAVVTIVRDGQIVANRGFGFSNLETRTPVNADTTLFRPGSISKLFTWTAVMQQVEAGKIDLDADINTYIDYEIPAYNGQPITMRQIMTHTTGFQEVVHDLISSDPTTGEMALGDYLKNNIPSRIYAPGTMPAYSNYATSLAGYVVERVSGESFNDYLQRHIFDPLGMRNSTFRQPLPEAMQASMSGGYKNIADGEAQYFEIVVPAPAGALSTTGADMALFMNAHLNNGAGLLRPETARQMYETVDQQFPGVNSMLLGFYQESYGGQRIIAHGGDTSFFHSNLSLLMDQNVGVYVSFNSGGSGSLGATLLRWEFMESFVNRYFPSAPTSDPEPLATALEHGAAVAGDFESARRAGTNPLAAVYFLGQTTVTMLPNGDLVGPGLPDVNGEQKHWREVEPWVWQALGGTERMGARVDESGRVTAIAFEPLAFAIPASRAPWYRSKSLLLPLLGIAVGVLALSLLSWPIRTLTRRAHKGAFVYEGARAKAHRLTPVVALLSVGYIVAWALFVTWLMDSLDKNSGGLASGLLTTLYVAGILPVLAFAGAALVNVSLWRAPSSWFAKGWGLLVLLSAGIVLWFAAAMNFLSFAFNY from the coding sequence ATGACTGGAGTGCGCGGGGCGGGCGTCGTCCGTTTGTCTGGATTAAACGCGCTGAAGCGCCTGGTTGCTCCTTTCGCGGCTGTTGCGTTGCTCACAGCCTCGGTGGGCCAGGCCGTCGGCCAAGTCACGCCGCAAGAGATTCAACAAAGTGCCGCGCCGCCGGCGACACCGCAACTCGTAGCCAACGACGTGAACGCCTGGCTCGACGGCTTCATGCCGTATGCGCTGTCGAATGCGGACATCGTCGGCGCGGTGGTCACCATCGTCCGTGACGGCCAGATCGTCGCCAATCGCGGATTCGGATTCTCGAACCTCGAAACCCGCACGCCGGTCAACGCCGACACCACCTTGTTCCGCCCTGGGTCAATCTCGAAGCTTTTCACCTGGACTGCGGTGATGCAGCAGGTCGAGGCGGGCAAGATCGATCTCGACGCCGACATCAACACCTACATCGACTACGAGATCCCCGCCTACAACGGCCAGCCAATCACGATGCGCCAGATCATGACGCACACGACCGGATTTCAGGAGGTCGTCCACGATCTCATTTCATCGGACCCAACCACCGGTGAAATGGCGCTCGGCGATTATTTGAAGAACAACATTCCCTCGCGCATTTATGCACCGGGGACGATGCCCGCTTATTCGAACTACGCGACCTCGCTCGCGGGCTATGTCGTCGAACGCGTTTCCGGTGAGTCTTTCAACGATTATTTGCAGCGGCATATTTTCGATCCGCTTGGGATGCGCAATTCGACGTTCCGCCAGCCTCTGCCGGAGGCCATGCAGGCGTCGATGTCGGGCGGCTACAAGAATATCGCCGACGGCGAAGCGCAATATTTCGAGATCGTCGTTCCGGCGCCGGCCGGCGCCTTGTCGACCACCGGCGCCGATATGGCGCTGTTCATGAACGCGCATCTCAACAATGGCGCGGGGCTTTTGCGCCCCGAAACCGCGCGGCAGATGTATGAGACGGTCGATCAGCAATTTCCCGGCGTGAACAGCATGCTCTTGGGCTTCTACCAGGAGAGCTATGGCGGCCAGCGCATCATCGCCCATGGCGGCGATACCAGCTTCTTCCATTCGAACCTCTCGCTGCTGATGGATCAAAACGTCGGCGTCTATGTGTCGTTCAACTCCGGCGGTTCCGGGTCGCTCGGCGCGACGTTGCTGCGCTGGGAGTTCATGGAAAGCTTTGTCAATCGCTACTTCCCGTCGGCGCCCACGTCCGATCCAGAGCCGCTAGCAACTGCGCTTGAACACGGTGCGGCGGTCGCGGGTGATTTCGAAAGCGCCCGTCGCGCCGGCACAAATCCGCTCGCGGCCGTGTATTTTCTCGGCCAAACGACAGTCACCATGCTGCCGAACGGCGATCTCGTTGGCCCCGGTCTGCCGGATGTGAACGGCGAGCAGAAACATTGGCGCGAAGTTGAGCCTTGGGTGTGGCAAGCGCTCGGTGGCACGGAACGCATGGGCGCGCGCGTCGATGAGAGCGGCCGCGTAACCGCCATCGCCTTCGAGCCGCTGGCGTTCGCCATCCCGGCTTCGCGCGCGCCGTGGTATCGCAGCAAGTCGCTCCTGTTGCCGCTGCTTGGAATAGCCGTCGGCGTGCTGGCGCTGTCGCTCCTCAGCTGGCCCATTCGCACGCTCACCCGCCGTGCGCACAAGGGCGCGTTCGTCTATGAAGGCGCGCGCGCTAAAGCGCACCGCTTAACGCCCGTCGTTGCGTTGCTGTCGGTTGGTTACATCGTTGCCTGGGCGCTGTTCGTCACGTGGCTCATGGATTCGCTCGACAAGAACAGCGGCGGCCTCGCTTCGGGCTTGCTGACAACGCTTTACGTTGCCGGAATTCTACCGGTTCTGGCGTTCGCCGGCGCCGCGCTCGTAAACGTGTCGCTGTGGCGCGCGCCATCCAGTTGGTTTGCGAAAGGCTGGGGCTTGCTGGTGTTGCTGTCGGCCGGAATCGTCTTGTGGTTTGCGGCAGCAATGAACTTCCTCAGCTTCGCCTTCAACTACTAG
- a CDS encoding hypothetical protein (FIG00880187) encodes MAEAERKPTWFQRFLLPGFAFKAVVIGGGYATGRELAEFFLPHGPTGGIMAILLAMAVWSLICALTFVFAQATQSFDYRSFFKQLLGPFWLAFEFVYLTFIVLILAVFGAASGAIGEALFGLPQIVGTLALVVAIAAFTAFGNASVERLFKWVTIFLYAVYALFAVLALSTFGDRALENFAAPTPIGDWWQGGLTYAGYNIIGAIVILPVIRHLTSRKDAVIAGLLSGPLAIWPALVFFVCMIAFYPAIGNETLPSDYLLRQLNLPAFHIIFQLMIFSALLESGAGSVHAFNERVAGAWRARRGKDLTPRARLGIAIIILVGAVFLADAIGLVTLIAQGYRALAYAILALFVAPLLTIGVWRLARGARAQHT; translated from the coding sequence ATGGCCGAAGCCGAACGCAAGCCCACCTGGTTCCAGCGTTTCCTTTTGCCAGGGTTCGCGTTCAAGGCCGTCGTGATTGGCGGCGGCTACGCGACCGGTCGCGAACTTGCGGAGTTCTTTCTGCCGCACGGGCCGACGGGCGGCATTATGGCAATCCTGCTGGCGATGGCGGTGTGGAGCCTGATCTGCGCCCTTACGTTCGTGTTCGCACAAGCGACGCAAAGCTTCGACTATCGCAGCTTCTTCAAGCAGCTCCTCGGTCCATTCTGGCTCGCGTTCGAGTTCGTTTATCTCACCTTCATCGTGCTGATCCTCGCCGTGTTCGGCGCCGCCTCCGGCGCCATCGGTGAAGCATTGTTCGGCTTGCCGCAGATCGTCGGCACGCTAGCGCTTGTCGTCGCCATCGCCGCATTCACGGCTTTCGGGAACGCGTCGGTGGAGCGCTTGTTCAAGTGGGTCACGATCTTCCTCTACGCCGTCTACGCGCTGTTCGCCGTGCTCGCGCTTTCAACGTTCGGCGATCGCGCGCTTGAAAACTTCGCGGCCCCCACGCCGATCGGCGATTGGTGGCAGGGCGGGCTCACCTATGCCGGCTACAACATTATCGGCGCTATCGTCATTCTGCCGGTCATCCGCCACCTCACCAGCCGTAAGGACGCCGTGATCGCCGGCCTGCTCTCAGGGCCATTGGCGATCTGGCCCGCCTTGGTGTTCTTCGTCTGCATGATCGCCTTTTACCCAGCGATCGGAAACGAGACGCTGCCGTCGGATTACCTTCTGCGGCAACTGAACCTACCCGCGTTCCACATTATCTTTCAGCTCATGATCTTCTCGGCGCTGCTCGAAAGCGGCGCCGGCAGCGTTCATGCGTTCAACGAACGCGTCGCCGGCGCATGGCGCGCGCGGCGCGGCAAGGATCTGACGCCGCGTGCGCGTCTGGGCATCGCCATCATCATTCTGGTCGGCGCGGTGTTTCTGGCGGACGCCATCGGCCTCGTCACGCTCATTGCTCAGGGTTACCGCGCGCTGGCGTACGCAATTCTCGCGCTGTTCGTCGCGCCATTGCTGACGATCGGCGTATGGCGTCTCGCGCGAGGGGCGCGCGCACAACACACATAA
- a CDS encoding di-/tripeptide transporter: MSVSQPADASVSSGKRDLFGHPPGLTVLFLTQTWAEFSYFGLQAMLVLYMTQQLALPQADSSIIYGLYTGCAFFSPFIGGIIADRWLGKTPSVVIGGVLMMLGHFAMAFEQALFPALALVAIGNGLFLPPLAVQISALYREGDARRDQAFSAYYMGINLGAFTAIILCPLLAQLYGWHWGFAAAGFGMALGLIIYLGFKKHLPPEPPRVAIEATKRTPLAQSDWKALSTLVGLIAVVILFRIAYEQSGNTITLWLNDRTERSLGGWDIPAPWFTSLNPLLIIVLTPFLMVYWRKRKAAGQEPNLFRRMAIGCALAGLACLIMVAAAYDYAASAAPVSALWVITYFVLLTLGELLVLPIGLALIGRLSPVQVASMMMGAWYIAKFVGSVSAGFIGTLWLTIPTELFFAIGAGSTFLAALILFWMGRPQPGVTAS, translated from the coding sequence GTGTCGGTCAGCCAGCCTGCAGACGCTTCGGTGAGTTCGGGCAAGCGGGATCTTTTCGGTCATCCGCCTGGACTCACCGTCCTGTTCCTGACGCAAACCTGGGCGGAGTTTTCGTATTTCGGCTTGCAGGCCATGCTGGTGCTCTACATGACCCAGCAGCTCGCTTTGCCGCAGGCCGATTCCTCCATCATCTACGGGCTCTATACGGGCTGTGCGTTTTTCAGCCCGTTCATCGGCGGCATCATCGCCGACCGTTGGCTCGGCAAGACGCCCAGTGTCGTCATCGGCGGCGTCTTGATGATGCTCGGCCATTTCGCCATGGCGTTCGAGCAAGCGCTGTTTCCGGCGTTGGCGCTGGTGGCGATCGGCAATGGTCTGTTTCTGCCGCCGCTCGCCGTGCAGATCAGCGCGCTCTACCGCGAGGGCGACGCGCGTCGCGATCAGGCTTTCAGCGCCTATTACATGGGCATCAATCTCGGCGCCTTCACAGCCATCATCTTGTGTCCATTGCTGGCGCAACTTTACGGCTGGCACTGGGGCTTCGCCGCCGCCGGCTTTGGCATGGCGTTAGGGCTCATCATTTATCTCGGTTTCAAGAAACATCTCCCGCCAGAGCCGCCGCGCGTCGCCATCGAGGCAACCAAACGTACGCCGCTGGCGCAATCCGATTGGAAGGCGCTGTCGACCCTGGTCGGTCTCATCGCCGTCGTTATTCTGTTTCGCATCGCCTACGAGCAGAGCGGCAACACCATCACGCTTTGGCTCAACGATCGCACGGAGCGGTCGCTCGGCGGCTGGGACATTCCAGCGCCGTGGTTCACCTCGCTCAACCCGCTGCTGATCATCGTGCTTACGCCATTCCTGATGGTCTATTGGCGCAAGCGCAAAGCAGCAGGGCAGGAGCCAAATCTGTTTCGGCGCATGGCGATTGGCTGCGCGCTTGCGGGCCTCGCCTGCCTCATCATGGTTGCGGCTGCTTATGATTACGCTGCGAGCGCGGCGCCCGTCAGCGCACTCTGGGTGATTACCTATTTCGTGTTGCTCACGCTGGGCGAGTTATTGGTGCTTCCCATCGGACTCGCGCTCATCGGCAGGCTGTCGCCGGTGCAGGTCGCGTCCATGATGATGGGCGCTTGGTACATCGCCAAGTTTGTCGGCAGTGTTTCGGCTGGCTTCATCGGCACGCTATGGCTGACAATCCCGACGGAATTGTTCTTCGCCATCGGCGCTGGGTCGACCTTCCTCGCGGCCTTGATCCTGTTCTGGATGGGCCGTCCGCAACCCGGCGTGACAGCGAGTTGA
- a CDS encoding D-aminoacylase: protein MRMGSLASLAGALFLLCATPSAAQDNAAYDIVIRNGRVLDGAGNPWVLADVAIDDGRIARIGQVTGRGAREIDASGRYVSPGFIDMQDQSGDVLLQDGSAENKLRMGVTTLIAGEAGTPVEAGELGAYFEQLERQGIAVNFGTYYAAAQARVRAMGDRAGPPSRRQMQTMRAEVEAAMRAGAFGISTALIYPPQSFQTTEDLIALSRVVAQCDGMYATHMRDEGEALLEGIAEAVRIGEEAGVRVEIYHLKAAYAPRFGELMPEAVRAIEAARARGVDVAANMYPYVAGGTGLSITVPNWVFADGEERGYQRLRDPRVRERLRREVAAGSLPGWSNLVHAAGGWDRVVLANAHSARFSPYEGQSIAAIARQIGGEPAEVAWDITLEGLPNRVTALFFLMDERDVEYGLRQPWVSIGTDAGASVRDDPDANQMTHPRAYGTFPRVIAEYARRRGVLSLEDAVRKMTSWPASRMGLNDRGVLREGLRADVTIFDYENLDDVASYQNSRGAPAGINMVIVNGQIALDENGPTAARAGHVLRHRCP, encoded by the coding sequence ATGCGGATGGGAAGTTTGGCGTCGCTGGCCGGCGCATTGTTTCTGTTGTGCGCGACGCCTTCTGCCGCGCAGGACAATGCGGCTTACGACATCGTTATTCGCAACGGACGCGTTTTGGATGGCGCCGGCAATCCCTGGGTGCTGGCGGATGTCGCCATCGACGATGGCCGTATCGCCCGCATCGGCCAGGTCACCGGGCGCGGCGCGCGCGAAATCGACGCCAGCGGCCGCTACGTGTCGCCCGGTTTCATCGACATGCAGGATCAGTCCGGCGATGTGCTGCTTCAAGACGGCTCGGCCGAGAACAAACTCCGGATGGGCGTAACGACCTTGATCGCTGGCGAGGCGGGAACGCCGGTCGAGGCCGGTGAATTGGGCGCCTATTTCGAGCAGCTAGAGCGCCAAGGCATCGCCGTGAATTTCGGCACCTATTACGCCGCCGCTCAAGCACGCGTGCGCGCCATGGGCGATCGCGCCGGGCCCCCATCGCGGCGGCAGATGCAAACGATGCGCGCCGAAGTCGAAGCGGCGATGCGCGCAGGCGCGTTCGGCATTTCGACGGCCTTGATCTATCCGCCGCAGAGCTTTCAAACGACCGAAGACTTGATCGCGCTTTCCCGCGTCGTCGCGCAATGCGACGGCATGTACGCAACGCATATGCGCGATGAAGGCGAAGCACTGTTGGAGGGCATCGCCGAGGCCGTGCGGATCGGCGAAGAGGCGGGTGTTCGCGTCGAGATTTACCACCTCAAAGCCGCTTACGCGCCGCGCTTCGGCGAACTCATGCCGGAAGCCGTGCGCGCCATCGAAGCCGCACGCGCGCGCGGCGTCGATGTCGCGGCGAATATGTATCCCTACGTCGCCGGCGGCACGGGCCTTTCCATCACGGTTCCGAACTGGGTGTTCGCTGACGGCGAAGAGCGCGGCTATCAGCGCTTGCGCGATCCGCGCGTGCGCGAGCGTCTGCGCCGCGAAGTGGCGGCGGGTTCTCTGCCCGGCTGGTCCAATCTCGTACACGCCGCTGGCGGCTGGGATCGCGTCGTGCTCGCGAATGCCCATAGCGCGCGCTTCAGCCCGTACGAGGGCCAGAGCATCGCCGCGATCGCCCGGCAGATCGGCGGCGAGCCCGCCGAAGTTGCGTGGGACATCACTCTTGAAGGGCTGCCCAATCGCGTAACCGCGCTCTTTTTCCTGATGGATGAGCGTGACGTTGAATATGGGCTGCGCCAGCCCTGGGTCAGTATCGGCACTGACGCTGGTGCGTCAGTACGTGATGATCCGGACGCCAACCAGATGACGCATCCCCGCGCTTACGGCACGTTTCCGCGCGTCATCGCCGAGTACGCTCGTCGCCGCGGCGTCCTCAGTCTGGAAGACGCCGTCCGTAAAATGACATCATGGCCAGCTTCGCGCATGGGCCTTAATGACCGCGGCGTGCTGCGCGAAGGTCTGCGCGCCGACGTGACGATCTTCGACTACGAAAACCTCGACGATGTCGCCAGCTACCAGAACTCACGCGGTGCGCCGGCCGGCATAAACATGGTCATCGTGAACGGCCAGATCGCGCTCGATGAGAACGGCCCTACGGCGGCCCGCGCTGGCCACGTGCTCCGGCATCGCTGTCCGTAG
- a CDS encoding beta-lactamase: MSRHLKASALAVFALCLSSTALAEPPANFAARAEAVRGQVGVPGMSVAIVENGQVTFAQGFGVRRLGTNERVDADTIFQLGSVGKAFTVAALAVLVDRGEIAWDDPVTDHIPYFQMYDPWVTREFTVRDLLVHRSGLGLGAGDLMFVPRSSRSREDTVRALRHIRPATSFRTDYAYDNVLYAVAGQLIEEVTGKTWERFMREDVLAPAGMRTATSDRVERRRTRNRAWPHGRRDGPMAGMGTQEMMDDSGRAEFDPELGANAAPAGGVAASANDMGRWIAIQLARGATPEGGRLFSEAQSREMWRPRIHVPFGQAPAPVAASTPQFNSYALGWTERDYQGHRLMMHTGAVFGAQSILILIPERNVGFSVSVNSEDGEAALGLAYELLDHYLGRPYYDWGAAWQTFVQQRDQAAVAALRQQQASPIASRPSLPLESYAGRFVDPWYGAMNITHANNKLMMDFTLTPGMTGELTHWQYDTFRVDFRDRLIEPAYVTFQLDANGKVARINMRAVSPLADFSFDYQDLNFTPAGAQAAAARNED; encoded by the coding sequence ATGAGCCGCCATCTGAAGGCCAGTGCGCTCGCAGTTTTCGCGCTGTGTCTCTCAAGCACAGCGCTCGCGGAGCCTCCAGCGAACTTCGCCGCCCGCGCGGAGGCGGTGCGCGGCCAGGTCGGCGTGCCGGGTATGTCGGTGGCGATCGTCGAGAACGGTCAAGTCACCTTCGCGCAAGGGTTTGGCGTACGCCGCCTCGGCACGAATGAGCGCGTTGACGCCGATACGATTTTCCAGCTCGGTTCGGTGGGGAAGGCGTTCACTGTGGCCGCGCTCGCGGTTTTGGTCGATCGCGGTGAAATCGCCTGGGACGATCCCGTCACCGATCACATCCCGTACTTTCAAATGTACGATCCTTGGGTCACGCGTGAATTCACCGTACGCGATCTCCTCGTACATCGCAGCGGCCTCGGTCTCGGCGCCGGCGACCTGATGTTTGTGCCGCGCTCCTCGCGCTCGCGCGAGGACACGGTGCGCGCGCTGCGCCATATCCGGCCCGCGACAAGCTTCCGCACCGATTATGCCTACGACAACGTGCTCTACGCCGTCGCTGGTCAGCTGATCGAGGAAGTCACCGGCAAAACCTGGGAGCGCTTCATGCGCGAGGACGTGCTCGCGCCCGCCGGTATGCGCACCGCAACGTCGGACCGCGTTGAGCGTCGCCGCACGCGCAACCGCGCTTGGCCGCACGGGCGCCGCGATGGCCCGATGGCTGGCATGGGCACACAGGAAATGATGGACGACAGCGGTCGCGCCGAATTCGATCCGGAGCTTGGCGCAAACGCCGCGCCAGCCGGTGGCGTCGCCGCAAGCGCCAACGATATGGGCCGTTGGATCGCCATCCAGCTCGCGCGCGGCGCGACGCCGGAAGGCGGGCGTCTGTTCAGCGAAGCGCAATCCCGCGAAATGTGGCGTCCGCGCATCCATGTGCCGTTCGGGCAAGCGCCGGCGCCAGTCGCAGCTTCGACGCCGCAATTCAATTCCTACGCACTCGGCTGGACGGAACGCGATTATCAGGGGCATCGTCTGATGATGCACACGGGCGCAGTGTTCGGCGCGCAATCGATCCTGATCCTGATCCCGGAACGCAATGTCGGCTTTTCGGTTTCGGTCAACAGTGAAGACGGCGAAGCCGCGTTGGGCCTGGCCTATGAGCTTCTCGATCATTACCTCGGCCGCCCATATTATGATTGGGGCGCGGCGTGGCAGACATTCGTGCAGCAGCGCGATCAAGCCGCGGTCGCCGCTTTGCGTCAGCAGCAAGCTTCACCAATTGCCTCGCGCCCATCGCTTCCGCTTGAAAGCTACGCCGGGCGCTTCGTCGATCCATGGTATGGGGCGATGAACATCACGCACGCCAACAACAAGCTGATGATGGATTTCACCCTCACGCCCGGCATGACCGGCGAACTCACGCATTGGCAGTACGACACCTTCCGCGTCGATTTCCGCGACCGGCTGATTGAGCCGGCCTACGTCACCTTCCAGCTTGACGCTAACGGCAAAGTTGCGCGCATCAACATGCGCGCGGTATCGCCACTGGCGGATTTCAGCTTTGACTATCAAGATCTGAATTTCACGCCCGCCGGCGCCCAAGCCGCAGCGGCGCGCAACGAAGATTAG
- a CDS encoding L-alanine-DL-glutamate epimerase, producing MHFRKFAAARLESVLSSKRQVSVRIERWAMHAPFHITGHVFTVLDCVLVEIAEGACIGRGEAAGVYYLGDTPDLALEQIHALKADIEAGLDRTALQGVLPPGGARNAIDCALWDLECKRAKQTIWDKLTAERRTLTTCQTIGVLPTPDDTAKAAIALAGYKLIKLKLNADRPIERVKALRAARPDVRIIVDANQGLTMPLLQECLPEFAKCKVELVEQPLPRGEDAGLEGMERLVPLCADESCLHLGELDAAARRYDFINIKLDKTGGLTEGLLLADEAIARGLDVMVGNMLGTSLSMAPAFMVALKSRIADLDGPMALKSDRIGAMTYNRGVVSPFSSDLWG from the coding sequence TTGCATTTCCGCAAATTCGCTGCGGCCCGGCTGGAGAGCGTGTTGAGTTCGAAGCGGCAAGTATCGGTGCGTATCGAACGCTGGGCCATGCACGCGCCTTTTCACATCACCGGGCACGTCTTCACGGTGTTGGATTGTGTGCTGGTGGAGATCGCCGAGGGCGCGTGCATCGGCCGAGGCGAAGCGGCCGGCGTCTATTATCTGGGCGATACGCCGGACCTCGCGCTTGAACAGATTCACGCGCTTAAAGCCGATATCGAAGCCGGACTCGATCGCACGGCGCTGCAGGGCGTACTGCCGCCCGGGGGCGCGCGCAACGCCATTGACTGCGCGCTCTGGGATCTCGAGTGCAAACGCGCGAAGCAGACAATCTGGGACAAGCTCACGGCAGAACGGCGAACGCTGACGACGTGCCAGACGATTGGCGTGCTGCCGACGCCGGATGACACAGCGAAGGCGGCGATCGCATTGGCGGGCTATAAGCTGATCAAACTGAAGCTCAACGCCGATCGACCGATCGAGCGCGTGAAGGCGCTGCGGGCGGCCCGCCCGGATGTGCGGATTATCGTCGACGCGAACCAGGGTTTGACGATGCCGCTGCTTCAGGAATGCTTGCCTGAATTCGCCAAATGCAAGGTGGAGCTGGTGGAGCAGCCGCTTCCTCGTGGTGAAGATGCCGGCCTCGAAGGCATGGAGCGGCTGGTGCCGCTTTGCGCGGACGAAAGCTGCTTGCACCTCGGCGAACTCGACGCGGCGGCGCGCCGCTATGATTTCATCAACATCAAGCTCGATAAGACGGGCGGCCTTACCGAGGGTTTATTGCTCGCCGATGAAGCGATTGCGCGCGGGCTTGATGTTATGGTTGGAAACATGCTGGGCACATCGCTTTCGATGGCGCCGGCGTTCATGGTGGCGCTTAAAAGCCGGATCGCGGATTTGGATGGGCCGATGGCGCTCAAATCCGATCGAATCGGCGCTATGACGTACAATCGCGGCGTGGTCAGCCCGTTTTCGAGCGATCTTTGGGGTTGA